A window from Fragaria vesca subsp. vesca linkage group LG5, FraVesHawaii_1.0, whole genome shotgun sequence encodes these proteins:
- the LOC101303704 gene encoding probable boron transporter 2-like, with protein sequence MEETFVPFRGIKNDLKGRILCYKQDWTGGLRAGIRILAPTTYIFFASTIPVISFGEQLERNTNGTLTAVQTLASTAICGVIHSVVGGQPLLILGVAEPTVLMYTFLFNFAKDRKDLGQELFLAWTGWVCVWTSILLFLLAILGACSIINRFTRIAGELFGLLIAMLFMQQAIRGVIEEFGVPEREKPNQTALLPSWRFGNGMFALVLSFGLLFTALRSRKARSWRYGTGWLRGFIADYGVPLMVLVWTGVSYIPVNDVPRGIPRRLFSPNPWSPGAYSNWTVIKEMMTVPPLYIVGAFIPATMIAVLYYFDHSVASQLAQQKEFNLKKPASYHYDLLLLGFLVILCGLIGIPPANGVIPQSPMHTKSLATLKHQLLRNKLVATARNSIRKNSTLSRLYQNMQEAYNEMQTPLVYQRPSALGLKELKESTVQLASSTGYIDAPVDETVFDVDKDIDDLLPIEVKEQRLSNLLQALLAGGCVAAMPLLKKIPTSVLWGYFAFMAIESLPGNQFWERILFLFTAPSRRYKVLEKYHGTFLETVPFKTIATFTLFQAAYLLLCFGITWIPIAGVLFPLLIMLLVPVRQYLLPKFFKRAHLQDLDAAEYEEAPAIAYNMSFEDQDVQARVNNIDGGEILDEIITRSRGEIRRSQSPKVSSLTPTSSVEGMKSAYSPRLTQRVYSPRLNELRGERSPRLNVQGLETEHTPSHRLKELSPRMPGQGLETLQTPSPGPSVLRQSTPGSSSYQA encoded by the exons ATGGAAGAAACATTTGTTCCTTTTCGCGGGATCAAGAATGACCTCAAAGGAAGAATTCTTTGCTACAAACAAGATTGGACTGGTGGTTTAAGAGCGGGTATAAG GATCTTGGCCCCAACAACATACATATTCTTTGCTTCAACAATTCCAGTTATATCTTTTGGGGAGCAGCTGGAAAGAAATACAA ATGGAACTTTGACTGCAGTACAGACTCTTGCGTCAACTGCAATTTGTGGTGTTATCCACTCAGTTGTTGGAGGGCAGCCCCTGCTCATACTAGGGGTGGCAGAACCAACAGTATTGATGTATACATTTTTGTTCAACTTTGCTAAGGACCGGAAGGATTTGGGACAGGAACTCTTTTTAGCTTGGACTGGATG GGTATGTGTGTGGACATCCATTTTGCTCTTCTTGCTGGCCATTCTGGGTGCATGCTCTATAATCAATAGGTTCACGCGTATTGCTGGTGAACTATTTGGTCTTCTTATCGCAATGCTTTTTATGCAGCAGGCCATTAGA GGAGTTATAGAGGAATTTGGTGTACCTGAAAGAGAAAAGCCAAATCAGACCGCACTCCTACCTTCTTGGCGGTTTGGCAATGGAATGTTTGCATTAGTCCTGTCGTTTGGCCTTCTATTTACTGCATTGAGAAGTCGTAAAGCTAGATCGTGGCGTTATGGCACAG GTTGGCTACGTGGATTTATAGCGGATTATGGAGTCCCACTTATGGTTCTTGTATGGACTGGCGTATCTTACATACCAGTAAATGATGTCCCAAGAGGAATCCCCAGACGACTTTTCAGTCCAAATCCGTGGTCTCCTGGTGCATACTCAAACTGGACAGTTATCAAG GAGATGATGACTGTTCCTCCTTTATATATAGTTGGAGCATTTATACCTGCAACTATGATTGCTGTGCTCTACTACTTTGATCACAGTGTTGCATCTCAACTTGCCCAACAGAAGGAGTTTAATCTAAAGAAACCAGCTTCATATCACTATGACCTTCTCCTCCTCGGATTTCTG GTCATATTGTGTGGGCTTATTGGCATTCCCCCTGCCAACGGTGTAATTCCACAGTCTCCTATGCATACAAAAAGCTTAGCTACTCTAAAACATCAG CTTTTGCGGAATAAGCTTGTAGCAACAGCAAGGAATAGTATACGCAAGAACTCAACTTTGAGTCGATTATACCAGAATATGCAAGAAGCATACAATGAAATGCAGACTCCACTAGTCTACCAACGTCCATCTGCTCTG GGACTAAAAGAGCTGAAAGAATCCACGGTCCAATTAGCATCAAGTACTGGCTACATTGATGCCCCTGTTGATGAAACAGTTTTTGATGTGGATAAGGATATTGATGATCTTTTGCCTATTGAAGTAAAAGAGCAACGCCTCAGCAATCTGCTTCAGGCATTGCTAGCTGGTGGTTGTGTTGCTGCCATGCCTCTTTTGAAGAAAATCCCAACCTCTGTTCTTTGGGGTTATTTTGCTTTTATGGCGATTGAAAGCTTGCCTGGAAACCAATTCTGGGAGAGGATATTGTTTCTATTCACTGCTCCAAGTCGAAGATACAA GGTGCTGGAGAAGTATCATGGAACCTTCCTCGAGACTGTGCCTTTCAAAACAATTGCGACCTTCACCTTGTTCCAGGCAGCTTACTTGCTTCTGTGTTTTGGCATAACATGGATCCCAATTGCTGGGGTGCTCTTCCCGTTGTTGATCATGCTTCTAGTCCCAGTGCGGCAGTATTTGCTCCCTAAGTTTTTCAAGAGGGCTCACCTTCAGGACTTGGATGCTGCAGAATATGAGGAAGCCCCTGCCATTGCTTACAACATGTCCTTTGAA GACCAGGATGTTCAGGCAAGAGTAAATAACATTGATGGTGGGGAGATACTTGATGAAATTATTACAAGAAGCCGTGGTGAGATCCGGCGCTCTCAGAGTCCAAAAGTATCAAGTTTGACCCCTACTTCTTCAGTAGAAGGTATGAAATCAGCTTATAGCCCAAGGTTAACGCAGAGAGTATACAGCCCCCGCTTAAATGAACTGAGAGGAGAAAGAAGCCCCCGACTAAATGTACAAGGTCTAGAAACTGAGCACACTCCCAGCCACCGTTTGAAGGAACTAAGCCCCCGAATGCCTGGACAGGGACTCGAAACACTGCAGACTCCCAGCCCTGGGCCATCTGTCCTCAGACAAAGCACTCCTGGTTCTTCAAGCTACCAAGCCTAG
- the LOC101295818 gene encoding transcription factor MYB98-like: protein MELNKLRDNLASQIPLLVPENNNSYMMKPYNMKEEFIPFEPSSSSKGYLQDFHHLDNQFHQYASGSSSNPMLGIQNPCFEPYYNENNNACYTYDQGSPADVNFYECKPLIISENLGHGQVLDNFQSGSSGGGYLNFPNPRSNPIGHMMGISHRSGTNFLPLTNSQDIKPVSFVVPDEDSCVNSENGYYKRVGMNHKGTSRLSTISRAGSTFKGRKKNNVVKGQWTIDEDRVLIQLVEQYGVRKWSHIAQMLPGRIGKQCRERWHNHLRPDIKKDIWSEEEDKILIQAHAEIGNKWAEIAKRLPGRTENSIKNHWNATKRRQYSKRKCRSRYPRGSLLQDYIKSLNLDAAPNTGRQRKSNNNNSNSSPADHSNATTDSTKVQSQTNVGFNSENDRLVPNYEFSEEEADFCFDENMFEEGCSIDSLLDDISCATDFGQNGNGFGKMMGSSAHDPVPVDDEKNVEMLDVHVNLGSTVIESNEVKQELDLVEMMTQVNEADDA from the exons ATGGAGCTAAACAAGCTGAGAGACAACCTGGCCTCCCAAATCCCATTGCTTGTTCCTGAGAACAACAACAGCTACATGATGAAACCCTACAACATGAAAGAAGAGTTCATCCCATTTGAACCTTCTTCATCCTCAAAAGGTTACCTTCAAGATTTTCACCATCTTGATAATCAGTTTCATCAATATGCTAGTGGGTCTTCATCAAATCCCATGTTGGGGATCCAAAACCCATGTTTTGAACCTTATTACAATGAGAACAACAATGCCTGCTACACTTATGACCAAGGCTCACCCGCAGATGTGAATTTCTATGAGTGCAAGCCTCTGATTATTTCAGAGAATTTGGGACATGGCCAAGTCTTGGACAATTTCCAAAGTGGGTCTTCTGGAGGAGGGTACTTGAATTTCCCAAATCCCAGATCAAATCCCATTGGTCACATGATGGGGATTTCTCATAGGAGTGGTACTAATTTCCTGCCACTGACAAATTCCCAGGACATTAAGCCTGTGAGCTTTGTGGTACCAGATGAAGACTCTTGTGTGAACTCAGAAAATGGGTATTACAAAAGAGTTGGGATGAATCATAAGGGTACTAGCAGATTGTCCACAATATCAAGGGCAGGGTCAACTTTCAAGGGTCGCAAGAAGAACAATGTGGTCAAGGGTCAGTGGACAATTGACGAAGATAG GGTGTTGATTCAGCTGGTTGAACAGTATGGTGTGAGAAAGTGGTCTCATATTGCTCAGATGTTGCCGGGAAGGATTGGCAAGCAGTGTAGAGAGAGGTGGCATAACCACCTCAGGCCTGATATCAAG AAGGACATATGGAGTGAGGAGGAAGACAAGATCCTGATTCAAGCTCATGCAGAGATAGGAAACAAGTGGGCAGAGATTGCAAAGAGACTTCCAGGAAGGACTGAGAACTCCATCAAAAACCACTGGAATGCAACCAAAAGAAGGCAATACTCGAAGCGAAAATGCCGCTCCAGGTACCCCAGAGGCTCTCTTCTTCAGGACTACATCAAGAGCTTGAACTTGGACGCGGCACCAAACACCGGCCGCCAGAGAAAAAGCAACAACAACAACAGTAACAGTTCACCTGCCGATCACAGCAATGCCACTACTGACAGCACCAAAGTTCAGTCACAAACCAATGTAGGTTTCAATAGTGAGAATGACAGGTTGGTTCCGAACTATGAGTTCAGTGAGGAGGAGGCGGATTTTTGTTTCGATGAGAACATGTTTGAAGAGGGCTGCAGCATTGATTCTCTGCTTGATGACATTTCTTGTGCTACGGATTTCGGCCAGAATGGTAATGGTTTTGGGAAAATGATGGGTTCATCAGCTCATGATCCTGTTCCTGTTGATGATGAGAAGAATGTTGAGATGTTGGATGTGCACGTGAATCTGGGTTCCACAGTGATAGAAAGTAATGAAGTGAAGCAGGAGCTGGATTTGGTGGAGATGATGACACAAGTTAACGAAGCCGATGATGCCTAG
- the LOC101303997 gene encoding GDSL esterase/lipase At5g62930-like, which produces MAMRPEIVLFGDSITEQSFRLGGWGSALADTYSRKADVKVRGYGGYNTRWALFLLQQIFPLDSGKPPAAATIFFGANDAAILGRTSDRQHVPLKEYKENLRKIVLHLKECSPTILIVLITPPPVDEEGRNEFARLLYGEDARKLPERTNEVAGDYAKQCLELAEELGVRFINLWSKLQETEGWQKKFLSDGLHLTPEGNAAVHQEVVRVFKEAWFSADEMPYDFPHHSVIDGKNPEKAFEQRCI; this is translated from the exons ATGGCGATGAGGCCTGAAATCGTGTTGTTTGGGGACTCAATAACAGAGCAGTCCTTCAGATTAGGAGGATGGGGTTCTGCTCTTGCTGACACCTACTCTCGCAAG GCTGATGTCAAAGTTCGTGGCTATGGTGGGTACAACACCAGATGGGCGCTGTTCTTGTTGCAACAGATCTTTCCTCTG GATTCTGGAAAACCTCCTGCTGCTGCCACAATTTTCTTTGGGGCCAATGACGCAGCTATTTTGGGGAGAACAAGCGACCGGCAACATGTTCCTCTCAAAGAGTACAAGGAGAATCTCAGAAAAATTGTTCTTCATTTGAAG GAATGCAGTCCCACTATTCTGATTGTGCTCATCACCCCACCACCTGTGGATGAGGAAGGGCGTAACGAATTTGCACG ATTGTTATATGGCGAGGATGCTAGGAAACTGCCAGAAAGGACAAATGAAGTGGCAGGAGATTATGCAAAGCAGTGCCTTGAGCTAGCTGAGGAATTGGGTGTCCGCTTCATCAATCTTTGGTCCAAGTTGCAGGAAACAGAGGGTTGGCAGAAGAAATTTCTAAG TGACGGATTGCACCTAACACCAGAAGGCAATGCTGCAGTCCACCAAGAAGTTGTAAGAGTTTTCAAAGAAGCATGGTTTTCTGCTGACGAAATGCCTTATGATTTTCCTCACCACTCGGTCATTGATGGGAAGAACCCTGAGAAAGCTTTCGAGCAAAGATGCATATAA